Genomic window (bacterium):
TTGGAAAAAGGTTATATTCAGACCCTGGCTGAGGCCGGCGCCGTGATCGTCAACAGCGGTTGCGGGCCGTGCATGGGCAATCACGAAGGCGTGCCGGCGGCTGGGGAGCGCGTGCTCAGCACCTCCAATCGCAATTTCCGCGGCCGCTTCGGCTGCAAGGACGCCGAGGTGTACCTGTGCAGTCCGTTGACCGCCGCGGTGAGTGCGGTGACCGGAGTGATTACGGATTTTCGCCAAGCGCTGTAATAAAATGATCACTGATCGAGCGGTCATTTCCTTGGATCAGGTGCAAATGGCATCAAGGAAATCTCTGCTGGGATGAATGATCCCCACACCTGATAAAATCCTTCCGGTCTTGTTATTCTTTTGTCTAAAAAGATTAGGTCGCCCTTTCAGGGCTGAAATTAAAACCCGTTCTTTTCCCAGGGCTTCCGCCCTGGGCTGGAGCCGAACGCTGCTTCGCGGCTGATAAACATTCAGGGCTGATATTAAAACCGTTTTTTCCAGGGCTTGCGTCCTGGGTTATTCGATTATATGAACATGCCCTGCAAGGGCGATCGGTTATGGCTATTGAACGGATTAGGCCGCCCTTTCAGGGCTGAAATCAAAAACCGTTCTTTTCCCCGGGCTTCTGTCCTGGGCTGGAACCGAACGCCGCTTCGCGGCTGATACGCTTGTTGGACAACCTTGGAATCTATTTGCGAATCATTTTTCAAAATAGCCGAGGGTCTTTAATCCCGGCGTAAAACGTCCTTGCGATTCATCGCCCAATATCTTAACTTTTAATATCTTTTACCGGCGTTTGGCCTGATTACAAGAAACCAGGCCAGGCGTGAATGGAAATGAATCCCCGATTTTTTCTGACGGCTTGCGATTGTTCGGGATTATGATAGGGCAAGGAGTTTGTATGTCACAGATTTCCGGCAAAATCTGGAAATACGGCGATGACGTCAACACCGACGTCATCTTTCCCGGCAAGTATACCTACACCGTCACGGATCCCAAAGAGATGGCACGTATTGCCATGGAGGATCTGGATCCGAGCTTTAGCGCGAACGTTCAGCCCGGGGACGTGGTGGTGGCAGGCAAAAATTTTGGCTGCGGCAGTTCCCGGGAACAGGCGGCGTTCTGTTTGAAATACGCCGGCGTCGGCGCCGTGGTGGCTCGTTCGTTTTCGCGTCTCTATTTCCGCAACTGCATCAACGCCGGACTGCCGGCCATCACGCTGCCGGGATCGCCGGATCTGTTTGAGGCCGGCGGCGTCATCGAAATCCATCTGGCCGAGGGCTATCTGATCTGCAGCGCCGGCCGGTTCGAGTTTCCGCCGTTGCCGGATGCCGTGATCGACATTTTCAACGACGGCGGCCTGATCCCGCACACGCGCAAAGTTCTGGGGCTGGACCGGTGAACAAGGCGGAGTCCTATAAATGGGCTGCCAAGCGGGTGGCCGCCCAGGTGGAGCGCCATCAAGATCTGATCGCCACGCTGGCCAACACCGCCGCCATCCTCAAGGAATATTTCCCCGATTTTTTCTGGGTCGGTTTTTATTTCGTCAAGGCCGATCATCTGCTGCTGGGCCCCTTTCAAGGACCGCCGGCCTGCGTGCGGCTGGCGCTGGACCACGGCGT
Coding sequences:
- a CDS encoding 3-isopropylmalate dehydratase codes for the protein MSQISGKIWKYGDDVNTDVIFPGKYTYTVTDPKEMARIAMEDLDPSFSANVQPGDVVVAGKNFGCGSSREQAAFCLKYAGVGAVVARSFSRLYFRNCINAGLPAITLPGSPDLFEAGGVIEIHLAEGYLICSAGRFEFPPLPDAVIDIFNDGGLIPHTRKVLGLDR
- a CDS encoding GAF domain-containing protein — its product is MNKAESYKWAAKRVAAQVERHQDLIATLANTAAILKEYFPDFFWVGFYFVKADHLLLGPFQGPPACVRLALDHGVCARCATTGQPVVVADVQQFPGHVACDQRSKSEIVLPVR